The Tubulanus polymorphus chromosome 1, tnTubPoly1.2, whole genome shotgun sequence genome contains a region encoding:
- the LOC141901561 gene encoding sprouty-related, EVH1 domain-containing protein 2-like isoform X1, with the protein MIENEIMTDYNHDDTLVQVKAQVMTRDDEIVGWVPMGGGGLSKVGLKKRVCSIGDGDIKHDYLIYGQRMCDNTIVLNCPLKKDVQYTKATPTFHHWRTEDKKFGLTFQNTADAKAFERGIRRAIEDLLEGSPESSQQPDLDMGEGEDDVFVQLDLPLGRKDSSSQSNSTTSTTTSSPTPQSPAVSIHGVMQEPYGPFISRPPHLHWITFTPNRNSTNVMKQSPSSENGKSISSESKEDNMWPKSSDKTQSDEIDNRATDCYVTFDTKTRPSSNNDYSYPSMDSITKPASRRDSSSSIKKTQIETLHPPLPLRKPRPRKDKDSKHHKADKQSKYLLTKKHARCAYCQKMFSVSSETSRGLCEDAPDKMHDVIERVSCICCARAMLYHCMADADGDYGHPCVCDSSDESNCKKWTALTILSFIVPCLWCYWPLTACHRCGVACGCCGGRHKAA; encoded by the exons atgattgaaaatgaaatcatgacAGATTATAATCA TGATGACACACTTGTGCAGGTGAAAGCACAAGTCATGACGAGAGATGATGAAATCGTAGGCTGGGTGCCGATGGGTGGCGGCGGCCTCAGTAAAGTCGGCCTGAAAAAGCGGGTTTGTTCAATCGGGGATGGGGATATCAAGCACGACTACCTGATCTACGGTCAGAGGATGTGTGATAACACG ATCGTTTTGAACTGTCCTCTCAAAAAGGACGTCCAATATACGAAGGCGACCCCTACGTTCCATCATTGGCGGACCGAGGATAAAAAGTTTGGTCTGACGTTCCAGAATACGGCTGATGCTAAGGCTTTTGAAAGAGGAATTCGACGGGCAATCGAAGATTTACTAGAAG gATCGCCTGAATCGAGTCAACAGCCAGACCTCGATATGGGAGAAGGAGAGGATGATGTTTTTGTG CAGTTGGATTTGCCTCTAGGTAGGAAGGATTCGAGTAGCCAGTCGAATAGTACAACCAGTACGACGACAAGTTCACCAACACCGCAATCGCCTGCTGTTTCGATTCATGGAGTTATGCAGGAACCTTACGGACCATTTATCTCTCGTCCACCCCATCTACACTGGATAACATTTACGCCCAATCGGAACTCTACAAATGTGATGAAACAATCACCGAGCAGTGAAAACGGCAAATCAATTAGTAGCGAAAGTAAGGAGGATAATATGTGGCCAAAATCATCAGATAAAACCCAATCAGATGAAATCGATAATCGGGCGACCGATTGCTATGTGACATTTGACACTAAAACTCGGCCATCATCTAACAATGACTACAGCTATCCTTCCATGGACTCGATCACTAAACCCGCTTCGCGGCGGGACAGTAGTAGTTCAATAAAGAAAACACAAATAGAGACTCTACATCCTCCATTGCCACTCAGAAAGCCAAGGCCGCGTAAGGATAAGGACAGTAAACACCATAAAGCCGACAAACAATCGAAGTACCTTTTGACGAAAAAGCACGCGCGCTGCGCGTACTGtcagaaaatgttttcagtGTCGTCTGAAACGTCTCGTGGATTATGCGAAGACGCGCCGGATAAGATGCACGACGTTATTGAACGCGTATCATGCATATGCTGTGCGCGAGCTATGCTGTATCACTGCATGGCTGATGCCGACGGTGACTATGGACATCCTTGTGTATGCGACTCTTCGGACGAATCAAACTGTAAGAAATGGACAGCACTGACTATATTGTCCTTTATCGTTCCCTGTCTGTGGTGCTATTGGCCACTAACGGCATGCCATCGTTGTGGTGTTGCATGTGGCTGCTGTGGTGGCCGGCACAAAGCGGCCTAA
- the LOC141901561 gene encoding sprouty-related, EVH1 domain-containing protein 2-like isoform X2, producing MKVRFSPTVDSSDDTLVQVKAQVMTRDDEIVGWVPMGGGGLSKVGLKKRVCSIGDGDIKHDYLIYGQRMCDNTIVLNCPLKKDVQYTKATPTFHHWRTEDKKFGLTFQNTADAKAFERGIRRAIEDLLEGSPESSQQPDLDMGEGEDDVFVQLDLPLGRKDSSSQSNSTTSTTTSSPTPQSPAVSIHGVMQEPYGPFISRPPHLHWITFTPNRNSTNVMKQSPSSENGKSISSESKEDNMWPKSSDKTQSDEIDNRATDCYVTFDTKTRPSSNNDYSYPSMDSITKPASRRDSSSSIKKTQIETLHPPLPLRKPRPRKDKDSKHHKADKQSKYLLTKKHARCAYCQKMFSVSSETSRGLCEDAPDKMHDVIERVSCICCARAMLYHCMADADGDYGHPCVCDSSDESNCKKWTALTILSFIVPCLWCYWPLTACHRCGVACGCCGGRHKAA from the exons ATGAAGGTCCGATTCTCGCCCACTGTCGACTCCAG TGATGACACACTTGTGCAGGTGAAAGCACAAGTCATGACGAGAGATGATGAAATCGTAGGCTGGGTGCCGATGGGTGGCGGCGGCCTCAGTAAAGTCGGCCTGAAAAAGCGGGTTTGTTCAATCGGGGATGGGGATATCAAGCACGACTACCTGATCTACGGTCAGAGGATGTGTGATAACACG ATCGTTTTGAACTGTCCTCTCAAAAAGGACGTCCAATATACGAAGGCGACCCCTACGTTCCATCATTGGCGGACCGAGGATAAAAAGTTTGGTCTGACGTTCCAGAATACGGCTGATGCTAAGGCTTTTGAAAGAGGAATTCGACGGGCAATCGAAGATTTACTAGAAG gATCGCCTGAATCGAGTCAACAGCCAGACCTCGATATGGGAGAAGGAGAGGATGATGTTTTTGTG CAGTTGGATTTGCCTCTAGGTAGGAAGGATTCGAGTAGCCAGTCGAATAGTACAACCAGTACGACGACAAGTTCACCAACACCGCAATCGCCTGCTGTTTCGATTCATGGAGTTATGCAGGAACCTTACGGACCATTTATCTCTCGTCCACCCCATCTACACTGGATAACATTTACGCCCAATCGGAACTCTACAAATGTGATGAAACAATCACCGAGCAGTGAAAACGGCAAATCAATTAGTAGCGAAAGTAAGGAGGATAATATGTGGCCAAAATCATCAGATAAAACCCAATCAGATGAAATCGATAATCGGGCGACCGATTGCTATGTGACATTTGACACTAAAACTCGGCCATCATCTAACAATGACTACAGCTATCCTTCCATGGACTCGATCACTAAACCCGCTTCGCGGCGGGACAGTAGTAGTTCAATAAAGAAAACACAAATAGAGACTCTACATCCTCCATTGCCACTCAGAAAGCCAAGGCCGCGTAAGGATAAGGACAGTAAACACCATAAAGCCGACAAACAATCGAAGTACCTTTTGACGAAAAAGCACGCGCGCTGCGCGTACTGtcagaaaatgttttcagtGTCGTCTGAAACGTCTCGTGGATTATGCGAAGACGCGCCGGATAAGATGCACGACGTTATTGAACGCGTATCATGCATATGCTGTGCGCGAGCTATGCTGTATCACTGCATGGCTGATGCCGACGGTGACTATGGACATCCTTGTGTATGCGACTCTTCGGACGAATCAAACTGTAAGAAATGGACAGCACTGACTATATTGTCCTTTATCGTTCCCTGTCTGTGGTGCTATTGGCCACTAACGGCATGCCATCGTTGTGGTGTTGCATGTGGCTGCTGTGGTGGCCGGCACAAAGCGGCCTAA